AACCTGAAATCCTTTTGAAGGGTTTTCAGGGTTTTACACATCTGGTGTACTCGCAGCGCCCGGTTTCAACAGGAAGCCTGTACAGCCCCTGGCATGCTTGCATTTATGAGGCAAAAGTAAATAACTATAATGGGGGGTTTGCCCCCTGAATCTTGGCCGGGCTGTTAAAAAATCGGAAAAAAGAATTAATCTCCTCCGAGGGGCTTGACATTGTCCGAAATATCATGCGCAAGTTCGGATTTGTCAACATCGAAAACTATCATACCGGTATTCAGCTTCTCTGCTTCTTCTTTTGAGAGTTTGGAAGCTACAGCCTTTTTAGAAATTATTGCGCTGTTCCCGAGAGGGTCTTCAATGATGACCGTGATTGCCCTCCTGCCTTCAATCACTTCATTGAGCATGCACAGGAGTTCCTGGCTGCGGGCAAATTTTTCTTCATCTTCCCGTACCCATCTGCTCGCTGTCATAAGGACGTTCTGAACCCTCTGAAGCACACCCTCAATATTCGTTATATAAGAATCAGAAACCGTGCCTGGCTCGACAACTATTCCCATCTCAGGGATTCGGATCGTTCCTGAGGTTGAACGGATGACTCTTGCATCGAGGTCTTCAGGGCTCTCAACTGACAGCTCATAACGCATGGGCTCTTTGCTGGAGAGGATCATAGTGTCTGCAAAGCGAAAACTGCAGGGGCATTTTGCACTTACGTACATGATCTCCCCGAAATACGGAATATTATCTCTCTGCCATGTCATTATAAGCTCTTTCTGACACAGGGGGCAGGAGATCCTGGTCTCAAAGCTTTCATCCTTAAAACATTTATGACTCAATATTTTCCACCAATGATCTTTGATCTGTCGATTTTAATGCCGGTAGGAGTTACGATTACGGTGTTTCCTTTAACACCTGCGATATCTCCGTGGACATCAACAACAACGTCTTTAAGCTCCTTTAAAACCCTGTCCCTCAGAAGGTCATCGCCTTTTATGTTTGAGATGTCAACCATGAGAATATTACCATTATAAACTTCCTGCTTAAGTGCAGATACCTGGTTAATGCTTGAGATTTCTGCAATTTTTACGTAAGTTTCTGCCGGTTCTTCCTCCAGAACCTCTTCATATTTGCTGAGATCGATTTCAGTATAGTCTTCGGCACTGGTC
This window of the Methanosarcina mazei S-6 genome carries:
- a CDS encoding ZPR1 zinc finger domain-containing protein, yielding MSHKCFKDESFETRISCPLCQKELIMTWQRDNIPYFGEIMYVSAKCPCSFRFADTMILSSKEPMRYELSVESPEDLDARVIRSTSGTIRIPEMGIVVEPGTVSDSYITNIEGVLQRVQNVLMTASRWVREDEEKFARSQELLCMLNEVIEGRRAITVIIEDPLGNSAIISKKAVASKLSKEEAEKLNTGMIVFDVDKSELAHDISDNVKPLGGD
- a CDS encoding cell division protein SepF, giving the protein MAKLIDKILGGNVKSSTSAEDYTEIDLSKYEEVLEEEPAETYVKIAEISSINQVSALKQEVYNGNILMVDISNIKGDDLLRDRVLKELKDVVVDVHGDIAGVKGNTVIVTPTGIKIDRSKIIGGKY